From one Octopus bimaculoides isolate UCB-OBI-ISO-001 chromosome 1, ASM119413v2, whole genome shotgun sequence genomic stretch:
- the LOC106870619 gene encoding acid phosphatase type 7 produces the protein MLESRFSLFWLLFFIDISIQHSIMKPKENYNSISEVRTVHISFGNKTNQICILWCSTNLDYDKNIPPRVRYGFTKSLLSQISIGKTVQFNSAKKRFFHRVVLSNLLPENTYYYQIIRQNKSNSYLDPIESFTVPQSPTSSSITQSFLVIADMGMRSGGIPYVVQESINNRYTSIFHIGDIAYNLASNDGIVGDIFLSKLKNMVSRIPYLTVPGDHESFDNYEHYRHRFSVPNQNWPAISNQLWYSLDIGVVHVISLVTEHFIKNDLAMNDQLDWLKNDLIKANANREQVPWIFVLAHRPLYCSVENLMEDCASDNSKVRAVLEKILFTYGVDLILSGHEHCYERTWPIYQKRVLAYNYKDAPGPVHIVIGTFGYNYIVDSISSFREHWSAFATTHHKKEAFGRLNVFNKSHVFWEVFYVNNNQLMDRMWLIKSKHGPYSLKGIFPDKSVYAARHMSLDELKNLSQTGVYSEKVRTYILYIFMASGFLLLYLTKKQIYVFCTKKLANRI, from the coding sequence GTTACTTTTCTTCATTGATATTTCTATTCAGCATTCCATCatgaaaccaaaagaaaattataacagTATATCCGAGGTGAGAACAGTTCACATTTCATTTGGtaacaaaacaaaccaaatttGTATTTTATGGTGCTCTACAAACCTTGACTACGATAAAAACATTCCACCTCGTGTTAGATATGGATTTACAAAAAGTCTTCTCTCTCAGATTTCTATCGGTAAAACAGTTCAGTTCAACTCCGCAAAGAAAAGATTTTTTCACCGAGTTGTTTTGTCTAACCTTCTACCCGAGAACACATATTACTATCAGATCATACGCCAAAATAAATCTAATTCATACCTTGATCCAATCGAATCGTTCACAGTACCGCAATCGCCTACATCAAGTAGTATTACACAATCTTTTCTTGTAATCGCTGACATGGGTATGCGTTCGGGGGGCATACCGTATGTTGTCCAAGAATCAATAAACAACAGGTACACTTCGATTTTTCACATTGGGGACATTGCTTATAACCTAGCATCAAATGATGGCATCGTTGGAGACATATTTTTATCTAAACTTAAAAATATGGTCTCTCGAATCCCTTACCTCACTGTACCGGGCGATCATGAATCATTTGACAATTATGAACATTATCGACATCGATTTTCGGTTCCGAACCAAAATTGGCCAGCAATAAGTAATCAACTCTGGTACAGTTTAGATATTGGTGTTGTTCATGTAATTTCTTTAGTAACagaacattttataaaaaatGATCTTGCAATGAATGACCAACTAGATTGGCTGAAAAATGATTTGATTAAAGCGAATGCAAATCGGGAACAAGTACCTTGGATCTTCGTTCTTGCGCATAGACCTCTGTATTGCTCTGTTGAGAATTTGATGGAAGATTGTGCTTCAGACAATTCAAAAGTTCGGGCCGTTCTTGAAAAGATTTTATTTACATATGGAGTTGATCTCATCCTCAGTGGACATGAACATTGTTATGAAAGAACGTGGCCTATTTATCAAAAACGAGTTCTGGCTTATAATTATAAAGACGCTCCAGGTCCTGTTCATATTGTAATAGGAACATTTGGTTATAACTATATCGTTGATTCTATTTCATCATTTCGTGAACATTGGTCAGCTTTTGCAACCACACACCATAAAAAAGAAGCATTTGGTCGTTTGAACGTTTTCAACAAGAGTCATGTCTTCTGGGAAGTcttttatgttaataataatcagCTAATGGACCGAATGTGGTTGATAAAATCAAAACACGGTCCATATAGTTTGAAAGGTATATTTCCAGATAAATCAGTGTATGCTGCCAGGCATATGAGTTTAGACGAACTGAAAAATCTTTCTCAAACTGGAGTATATTCAGAGAAAGTTCGTACTTACATTTTGTACATATTCATGGCATCTGGCTTCCTGCTTCTATACCTCACAAAgaagcaaatatatgtattttgcaCGAAAAAATTAGCAAACCGCATATAA